In the Pseudomonadota bacterium genome, AGGTTTGTACTTTTATATTCCAATGGCTTGCGAGGTCGTTCGCACACTATCCATCCAACACTTCCGGTTTGCTCACACATCTCACCGTTGCCCCTCTTTGCTGTTGTACATTATCATTTCCAGAGTCGCTACCCACCCGATACCTGAACGAAGATGCTGACCTCATCGGACTCTTGAAGCGTATCTGTGAGTCTTTTTGATAAACCTCTCACAAAGAAAACATGCGCCTCATTTTCGGGTATGCCGAGTACATTCAGCAGGTCCCTGATTGTCTGTCCTTCTTCCAAAATTATTGCTATGCCTTTGCTGTGATCGTATTCGGGTACATAATTTCTGAGTGTCCCGAATAGTTTCACATTCACCGAAAATGATTTATGCAACGGCCTATTCATAAATTACAATTAACAGATACTACAATGTACCTGCCTACTAAAGGTCACCCCACATACGGTCCAGCTCCTCGTCCGGAACAGTAAAGGTTACATTATGAGGAGGAAGCTTCTCCTCTTTCATAAATTCCGGCAAACGGTCGTCAAGGTTGGTCAAACCGGCTGCCTTATTGAAATCCCTTTCGGTTTTGATAACCTGAATCCCGAGTTTTATTGCATCATCAAGAGTCAAATCCGCTCCGTAAAGACCGCTCATCATTTCAAGAAACCCCTGCCCTCCTTCGGGGGTGCCCCCAACCACCATGTTCACAAACATACAAAGCCCTGTGCAATCCATTGCGGCTGTTACAACCTGTATCTGCTTGGAGATATCCACCTGACCGTCAGGCTTATGCGGGTCCAGAGTCCCTCCCATAACTTCAAGATTGAAATTGAGAACCCAGCCGGCAGTATGATCTGCACCCATAGGAGTAGTGGCATAGGTTACCCCCATTCCGTGAATCCCTCTGGGCTCATACATTGATATGCTCTGTTTCTTTACTACCGGTACCCGTCTTGCGCCAAATGCCCTTCCTGTGGACCAGGCGCCTGAACCCAGGATTCTCCCCAGTGGTGTGCCCTTGCCCACTTCTTCCAGAAGTTCCAACAGCCCATTTCCGTCACCAAAAGCTTTCACATCTGCTTCCATAGCAACACCTATTGTTCCGCCCATTTCCATTGTATCCATACCGCAGTCATCGCAAAGCCTGTCTGCCCTCGCAATGATGTCGAGGTCTGAAATACCGCAATTTGCACCAAAAAGACCAATTGTTTCATATTCAAGGGCAGATGTTATGTAGTCTCCTTTTTCATCAACATACACATTGGAACACTGTATAATACACATCGAGCACCCGGCATGAGACGGTTTCCCGCCTCGTTTGGTTATCAATTCATACATGTATTCACCGTTCACCTTATCTATCCCTTCGAATGTCCCTGCGCTAAAGTTTCTTGTGGGATATGCACCTGCAACGTTAAGGAGGCTGGCAATACCATTTGTACCATATAGTTTCAGATTCTGGCCTGTTTCAGGGTGATCCTGAATCGCCTTTACAAAAACCTTCATTCCTTCTTTGAATCTTTCAGGGTTAGCCACAAAAGCGCTTTCGCCGCCCTCATCATCAATAACAATTGCCTTGAGACCCTTCGACCCCATTACAGCGCCTGTTCCTCCCCGTCCTGCATGCCTGCATGGAAATCCGGAAGTGTCCGTGCTGGCAATAGTAGAAACAGGAAGTCTCATTTCACCGACAGGGCCAATTGAAAGAACGGCTATTTTCTTCCCATACTTTTCTTGAAGCTTCTCGGCAAGTTCATAGTTTCGCATGGAGCGGTATTCATCTGCGGCAATCAGCTCACCACCGCTCTTTGTCACACGGAGAACATAGAGCTTGCCTTTTTCAGGAAACCCCTCGACTATTATAGCGCCTACACCGAGCCTGCCCAGCCGATATGCAGCCGTACCGCCAACGTTACTCTCCTTAATCCCGCCGGTTAGAGGACTCTTTACCCCGATTGAAAGTCTTCCTGAATTCGGCGCATTCGTTCCGGCAAATGCACCCGGGGCTATTACCAGTTTATTGTGACTTCCCAGGGGCTCGCAGGTCGGTGGAACTTCCCTTGCAACAATCGTGGATGTAAGGCCTCTGCCAGCTAAACCCATATATTCTGTTGGAATTCCCTGCATAAAAGTTTTTACTTCCGACATGTTTACACGCAAAATATTTTTCATGGTTCTGCCTCCCTGTTAAGGATTGATTTTCTTTGTTTATTTTCTTAACAGGTAAGATATTACATTTTGCCATCATAACAGTCTATCCGTAGACATACGTATTTTGTTCCGGAATCTTCCGTAATTTTTGCCCTTCACCCTGTCTCCGTTATCCGGGATTGCCGCCGTGAATAAAGACGACACCCCTTCATGTGCTTATTATCGCATGTGGTTATCCTCCTTTCAGAACGGCAACATCCTTTTTGACTTCTGGATTGTTACCCACTTCAGTTCAGTGAGTTCCTCCAACGAATAACGGCCGCCTTCACGACCCTGACCACTTGCCTTGCAGCCGCCGAAGGGGCAGCATGCATCGGCATCAATAGAACCGTCGTTGACATGGACCATGCCTGCTTCCAGGCCTTCTGCAAGAAAGATGGCCTTCTCCAGATCTCTGGTTATGACACCTGCTGAGAGTCCATACATCGTGTTATTCGCAACCTCAAGGGCTTCTTTTTCATCATTAACCGGGATAATCGAGGTAACCGGGCCAAAGGTCTCCTCATGATATATGCGCATATCGGGAGTGATATTTATAAGTACTGTGGGATTGTAAAGTCGTCCTTCATACGTACCTCCGGTGAGAAGGGTCGCACCTTTGGCAACTGCATCCTTCACATGGGCATCAATACTTTGAATCTGATTGTCACTGATCACGGGGCCGATAAATGTGGTGGGGAGACTGGGGTCGCCGACAGGCAGATGTGCAGCCAATCCCGCCAATCCTGCTGAAAATTCCTCCACTATAGATTTTTCCACAATGACACGATCAACGGACATACATATTTCACCCTGGTGCAGGAATGCGCTGAATGCTGCAGACTTCACGGCATATTCCATATCTGCGTCGGCAAGAATAATAAGAGGGTTTTTTCCACCAAGCTCAAGGGTATATTGCTTCAATTTTGCCGCAGCCCTCATGGCAACATGGCGGCCTGTAACGGTCTCGCCTGTAATTGCAACAAAGGAACAGCGGTCATCGTCAATGAGCGCATCACCGAGAATACTTCCTGGTCCTGTTATGACGTTAAGGACACCGGGGGGAAGTCCGGCCTTCTCGAAGAGTTCCCCGATCTTAAGACCGATAACCGGCGTTTCGCTTGCCGGTTTCAAAACAACGGTATTTCCCGTCGCTATGGAGTAGGCCACTTTATACATTGAGAGAATCAGCGGAAAATTCCAGGGTGAAATGGCAAGCACCGTGCCTCTGGGCTTGCGGAGCGTCATGGAAAGCTTACCGAGGTCGTTATGGAACGTCTCGCCAAGTATACGTTTGCTGTCCGCAGCAGCAGTCTCAAGGAGATCTACTGTTTGGGAAATCTCGAACATGACCTTGCCGAAAACCCCACCCCCTTCCTGAGTTAGGACATCTGCAAACTCCTGCCTGCCAGCTTCGAGCAGTTGAGCTGCCTTATAGAGAATCTGTGAGCGCGTCAAGGGAGGTGTTGCCGCCCATTGTTTACGGGCAGCATAGGCCGCAGCCATAACACGGTCCGCATCCCTGGCATCCCCTTTTGGCACGTGTGCATATACATCCCCTGTGTAAGGGTTCATGTCATCAAAGGTTGCCCCGGACAAGGCATCCACCCACTGACCACCAATAAACATCTGATAGTTTTTCATATAAATCTCCTTTCTTACTATCGTTCCTCATATTCAATGCATTTCATTTGAATGAGGTGCGCTTTTACTATTCCTGAATGTATCCTAAGTATCCGATTCAGTATTGCATAGGAAATTGACTGTGTCTATCCGTAGTAATACGTAATTTATTGTTATAATATACGTAATTTGGTTTGTATAAGGTTTTATTGTCACATTGTAGCAGGCAAAGAAATTGTTTAAATTATACCAAATCTTCGGTTGGAAGCATGCCCTTTTTCAGGGCGTATTTGATAAGGTCAGTCTGGGTGTGAAGGCTAAGCTTCCGCATCATATTTGCCCTGTGTGTTTCCGCTGTTCGGGAACTTATGAAAAGCTTAGCAGCAATATCGGCGTTGCTATAACCTTCTATGGCAAGGTGGAGAACTTCTCTCTCACGGGTACTCAACGTATTATAGGGATCGAGAACAGTGTCTTTTGTCTGCTCCAGATAGGTGCCTATGGCACGCTCTGAGAGCGGGGGACTGAGATAATGGCGACCTGCCATAACCTCACGGATAGCATGGACCAGATCAGATATGTTGGATTCCTTAAGAACATAACCATATGCACCATTTCGTAATGCCTCAATAACGTAAGGCTCATTCATATACATGGACAGAACGAGAATCTTTGTTTTTGGGGAAAGCTTTGAAACTTGACGTGTTACCTCGAGTCCGTTCAAACCGGGCATCATTAAATCTACTACTAATACATTTGGTTTCAGACGCACGGTAAGGTCTACTGCTTTTAAACCATCACTGGCTTCGCCAATCACCGAAAAATCTGCATCATTTTCAAGTAATGCTTTTACTCCTTGTCGTACAATATGGTGATCATCGGCAAGGATAATACTGATTATGCTCATGATTCTCCGCTTTGTAGTGAGCTTATCGGAAACTCAGCCGAAAGACGGGTACCGGCACCAGGGTGAGCTTCAATAGTAAAGTGGCCTCCCAATAATACTGCCCGTTCACGCATCCCATTCAAGCCGCTTGTGTTGCCTGTTTTCAATACGGCCTCAGGGTTAAAACCAACACCATGGTCTTCGATCTGTACCCCCAACACTGCCTCGTCAGACCACAAACGCACTGTGGCCTCGTTTACCTTAGCATGACGGGCAACATTGGTCAATGCCTCCTGTATAATTCTAAAAACTGCCGTCTCCATTTCAAGGGGGAACTTCTTGTCGCTGAGACCCATGTGCTCGAATACCACATGAATATTCATCCGGCTGGTAAAGCGTTCAAAGTGCCAGGGCAGTGTGAGGAGAAGACCGAGATCATCAAGCATCGATGGCCTCAAATTTAGTGACAACTCACGAACAATAGCCACCAGCTTATTCACCATTGATTGGGCATTCATCAAACCTGCCTTTGTTTCTCCTGCTGATTGCAGAGCATTCATTTCGAGAGCAAATTTAAGGCCGGTCAATTGCTGACCTATTTCATCGTGCAGTTCCCGTGCAAGATATCTACGTTCAGCCTCCTGCACTTCAACCAGTTTTAAAGAAAGCGCTTTCATCTGCGCATGAGATTGCTTTACCTGTTCAAAAAGACGTGCGTTCTGTGTAGCAACTCCGATTTGTTTTCCGAGGGTTCTGAAAAAGGCTATCTGGCTGGCTTGAAATTTGCCGAATTCTTTATCTATAAGGAATATCATGCCCTGGATTTCGTTCTTTGCCTCAAGGGGAATGCAGAAAGAACTTTGCCATATACGGCGGAATTCATTGCTAAGCGAATCATTCGATTGTATAGGATAGACGTGACTTTTCACAACGGTGCTTTCACTTTTCTGCATAACCATTCCAGTGCCATAGGAGTCTACTGCAAAGGTTTCGAAATCATGGAGCATGGCAAAAGGCACCCCCCAGGACATTTCCATGCTGATCCTGTGGGTAACTTCATTGTAGAAGAAAATACCGCCTGTTTTAATATGCAATTTATCAATAAATACATTCTTTAGGGTCTCCAGAATTTCGGGCAGGTGGAGAGAGCTACTGACAGATGTAATAATATCGTTTAAAACCTCCAGCTCCAGGTTTCTTTCTCTGATTCGGTCTTCAGCTTCCTTACTCTTCGTAATATCCTCACAGGTCATTAATATTTCACCGGCCCCCAGTTGCACAGGAATGAAATTGATGTGTTTCATCATGCCGTCCTTGCACATCACCTTCCTCGTATACGGCCTTCCTTCACCAGGCTCTATTGATTTCAAAGCAATCCATTCCGACACAACCTCGTCACGATAAAATGGATCAGGATACGCCAGCGTAACCCAATCTCTTAAATTGGGTATATCAATAAGATCGTAACCGAATATTTCTTTAAATTTTGGATTCACGTATTTGAATGTATCATCAGCACCTATCATTACCATGCCTACAGGTGAACTCTCCGAAATGGTTTGAAATCTCTGTTTTTCCGCCCTTAGTTCTTCTTCTGCCTTTTTACGTGCTGTAACATCAGTGAGAACAATAAGGTTCCTGTCGCCCAGATAGGTTATCCGGAACTCTATATCCTTATATTGTCCGTCCTTGCAATCTATCCTGAATTCTACATCTTTACCGCGCCCTTCCTGTAATCTGTCGGCCTTCCAGAACTTTGCAACCCTCTCTCTGTATTCCGGGTCACGATAGGCCATTCGAGCCCAATCTCTAATTGTTGGAAGGTCCTCGATAGTATATCCGGTAATCCTCGTAAATTCAGGGTTGAAATATGCAAACCTGTCATTATCATCAAATAAAGCAATGCCATGGGGATTGTTCTTCATTACAGAGAAGAAGACTTCTCTTTCCTTGAAAACGAGTTCTTCCATACGTTTACGTTCCGTGATATCACGGGTGCTGGCAAGGATAAAATCTCCCTCAGGGAGAGACAACTTATTTAAGAATACCTCCACATCAAATACATAGCCGTCCTTTGGTCGTCTGCCTTTACACTCAAGGAACTGGTCTTCACCGGACATAACCTTCTTCCAGATGACAGAAAAATCCGGACGCCCATCGGGCACAGTGTAGTCCACAGTAATCAAACGACCTATTGCTTCTTCGCGGGTGCATCTATATCTATCCAGCATTGTTTTGTTTACATCAATCACCTTTCCATTAATATCATGAATAAAAACAGCATCATGTATATTATTAAAGACAGTTTTCAGATAATCTTTGGTGGCAAGAAGTTCTTTTTCCACCCTTTTACGTTCTGTGATTTCACGGATAACTGCAAGGACAAAATCTCCCTCAGGGAGAGACAACTTATTTAAGAATACCTCCACATCAAATACATAACCGTCCTTTGGTCGTCTGCCTTTGCACTCAAGGAACTGGTCTTCGCCTGACATGACTTTCTTCCAGATAGCAGGCATATCCGGACGCCCATCGGGCGAAGTGTAGTCCACAGTAATCAAACGCCCTATGGCTTCTTCCCGGGTGCTTTTATACATATCCAGCATTTTATCGTTGACATCTATCACTTTACCGTCAACATCATGAATAAAGACCGCATCGTGTATATTGTTGAATACCGTATTCAGATAATCTTTGGTGGCCGTGAGCTCTCGCTCGACCTTTTTACGGGCGCTAATGTCACGGACGCTCGCAAGAATCGAATTGCCGTCAGGTAGCGGCAGCTTCGTTAAAAACACCTCCACGTCGAACTCATAGCCATCCTTCGGCCGTCTACCCCTGCATTCGAAAGTCCCGTCTTCCCCTTCCAGAACTCTCTTCCAGATTGCGGGAAAATCCGGACGCCCATCCGGGGTAGTATAGTCCGGGATGATCATATATTTTAATGCCTCGGCGCGGGTGGTGAACTGATACATTTCAAGCATTTTGTCATTAACGTCTAAGACCTTTCCGTTAACATCATTAACAAAGACCGCATCGTGTATATTATTGAAGACCGTATCCAGATAACATTTGGTGTCCGTGAGTTCCCGTTCAAACCGTTTTCTTTCTGTAATATCGTGTACGCTTGCAAGGATAAAATCCCCCTCAGGCAGCGGAAGTTTCGTTAGCGCCACCTCCACGTCAAGGGTGGAACCGTCGCTTGGACGCCTTGCTTTCCACTCAAAGAACTGGTCTTCTCCGACCATCACCTTTTGCCAGAGAACAGGCTGATAGTCTCCCATGGTATTATCGGGGGCTGCAAAATCCGGGACGATGGAAAGGCCGACGGCCTCTTCACGGGTACACCGATAGATCTCAAGCATCTTGTCGTTGACGTCCACGATCTTCCCCATAAGATCATGGACAAAGACCGCATCATGGATCTTGTTGAAGACCGTATTAAGATAGTTCCTGGTAACAGTCAGTTCCCCTTGGACCCGTTTACGCTCCGTAATATCGTGTATGCTTGCAAGGATAAAATCCCCATCGGGCAGCGGAAGTTTCGTTAGCGCCACTTCTACATCAAGGGTGGAGCCGTCACTTGGACGCCTTGCTTTCCATTCAAAGAACTGATCTTCTCCTGCCATAACCTTTTGCCAAAGAACAGGTTGATAGTCCCCCATGGTATTGTCGGGAGCTGTAAAATCGGGAACAATGGAAAGTCCGATGGTCTCTTCACGGGTGCACCGATAGATCTCGAGCATCTTATCGTTGACGTCTACGATCTTACCTTCAAGATCATGGACGAAGACCGCATCATATAGGGCATTAAAGATAGCCCGATAGTCGGTCTCTGATACCTGCATCATCTCATGGGTGGGTTTACAACCTGATTTCCCTTCCACTGCTTTGTCTTGCTTTCTATGTAAATCCTGCAATCCCTGCTGCATTGGTCGGGATATATCTTCTTTCCTTTTAAACATTGATAGACCTTGATCTAAATGTCAGGAATCCACAGGCTTTAGCCGGTGGTGGGTCAATTAATAAATACTCTTTTGTATCTTTTCATATCCTCCAGGGCCTGTCCGGCACCCATAACTACAGACAGCAACGGTTCATCGTTTATTTTTACTCTTATCCCTGTCTCTGCCTCAATTCTCTGGTCAAGTCCTTTCAGCAAGGCCCCTCCGCCGGTTAATATCATACCCGTCTCATTTAAATCAGAAACAAATTCCGGCGGTAATTTTTCCAGAGCCCTCCTTACTGCATCAACAATTGCGGCAACGGGTTCTTCAATGGCTTCCCTTATCTCTTCCTCTGATATCTTTAAGATTTTTGGTATTCCGGTCAGCATATCTTTTCCAACAATACTCACAGGAATATTTCTGTAATTCATCGGATATATTGAGGCTGCCTCCATCTTAATCTTTTCAGCGGCAATTAAACCAATGGATAACTGGTGTTTTTTCTGAAGATATCTCACAATCGATTCATCAAGCTCATCCCCGGCAACCCTCAGAGATTCGCTATACGCTGTAGCAGAAAGGCTTATAATGGCCACCTCTGTTGTTCCTCCTCCTATGTCGACAACCATATTCCCCATTGGTTTCTCAATGGGCAGTTGCGAACCGATTGCAGCAGCCATCGGCTCCTCAATAAGGAATACATCCCTGATTCCAACATGAAAACAGGCGTCTACGACAGCTTTCTTTTCCACCTGTGTAATCCCGGAAGGTACTCCAACCACCATTTTCGGTTTTGAAATCTTTCTGTCCTTTCTGACGACCATAAGAAAATACTTTATCATGGCCTTTGTAACGTCGAAATCCGCAATTACCCCATCCTTCAAGGGCCTTATTGCACTGATATTAGGGGGCGTTCTCCCGATATATTCCTTGGCATCCCTGCCGACAGCAATGACCTTTCCATTAACGTTGTCCATTGCTACTACCGAAGGTTCATTAAGCACAACACCTTCTTCTTTCATATAAATGAGCGTATTTGCCGTACCGAGATCCATCGCAAGATGTGTGGAGAAAAAACCAAATAATTTACTAAAATAATCAATCATGCCCCCTCCTTTTTATGCCATCAGAATTAACGATCATTTCTTCCTTCAGCTCTATTGAGAAGTTCCCAGATACTTACTATGCCATCTTCGGGGAACTTTGCTATTCCTGTTTCTATACCACCTGAAATATCCGGGATATTTTCCTCTGCAACACTTTTTTTAATAGTATAGCCCAAAATCCTCATAATATTTTGTAAATCCACCCTCTCATCGCTTTTTAATAACACATAAAAATGACCGCCGCCTTTTCTTGTGATAAACGCTTGCCCTCCGACGCAATACCTTATAATTTTAAAAACCTTTTTTAAAAGATCATTCGTATAGCTTAAACCCATATGTTTATTAAACAAACGCATATTTTGCAGCTTAAGGGAAAGCAAAGAAAATTTGTCTCCTTTTTTCGTCATATTTTCAAGTATTTCAAGAAAAACCGGGAATTGGATGGAATCTGTTATCGGTTCAAAATCCCTTAATCTTTCCAGGTTTTCCTTCATCCACAAAGAAGAACAATACAGAGACAGAAGTGCTGAAACATTTCTTAAAATGCCTATTGATCGCTCACTTAAATTCTTATCTGAAACAGAAACATACCCTGTAATGCCTATTGTAATATCATCCGTAATCAATGGAAAACCGAAAAACTGCTTTGCCTTTAAAGACTCTCCGGAAAAAAATAACGGTTTTTCCCTCAAAAGCCTACTATTATAAGGAAGCAGGAGTTCTCTTCCACCTTCCATAACCATAGAGGCGATACTGGCGCCCAGGGTACATTCTTTTTTTATATATCCGTCTGAATCAATTCCAAAAAAATCATGGATAAACATCTTGCCGCTTTTTTCAATACAGATAAAACATAAATCGGCTCCGGAAAGGTCCAGGCACTCCGTAAACAATTCATTTAAAGAAATCCTTGAAAGATTCAGCTCGTTGAAGAGGTTTACAATTCTTCTTTCTGCATATAATTCTTCAATACTTTCTTCCATATCGAGAGTTCTCTTTTCCCTTTCGATCTCTTTATGGAGCATGGAAGCAAAAGCACCGAGTATCTTCTTTTCCTTATCGGTAAAGACCCATTTTTTCTTGCTGTCAACAACAATAACTCCTTTACCTTCAAGAGGGTATCCCATAAAAGATTTGATGCCTTCTGCCGAGTTATAATATCCGAGGGTATCCTCATCTTTGTCAAAATTGGGGATGATAAGAGGCTCATTATGCTTGATCACCCACCCGGGGAGTGTCCCTTCGATGAGTATATCCTTGTTTTTATCAAAACTGTTAGCGAACGTTATTGATGAAAGACATTTCAAACTGGAATGTTCTTTAAAAAACAATGCCACTGTAAAAGCCTCGTATATGTTGAATATAAGGTTTGAAAAACCGTCCAGCAGGATGCTCATAACAGCATTATGTCATTATCCCCCGGGGCTGTCAAGGCTGGATGGAGAATATTCTTCAAAAAAAACAGGTTCCTCTATCCCAAATTTTTCCAGTATCCTGCACATACTGCATTTCTCACCAAAAGCAGGGTATCCGCAAACTGCACAGTGGCCATCCTCTCTGCCCCTTTTTACATCATCATGAGCCGAATCCTCAAGGGTTTGGCTTCCAGGAAAGAGTTGAATATCTGTTGCATTGTCTTCCCTGGCTCCATCGACAGAACCTTGCATATTGGCCATATCCCGATCAATGGACTTAATCTTTTTTGTCATTCTCAGATAGCCCTTAATAAAACCAATTTTCGTCGCCGGTGATAATTCCTCTAATTTGTTAAGGATTCCTTTATACAGTAATGACTTGGCGCCGGTTGAAAAGGGGCATTCTTCATATATATAGTCTATCCCGTTTATGATTGCATAAGCTGCCATCTCCCGTTCCGAACATAAAAATAACGGCTTTGCCTTACTGGATAAGCGCCCTTCCCTGCCTTCCAGCAAAACATCTTTTTTCCACAAATATTCATCCTTCCAGTAGAGGACATTTCCCAGCAGAGCAGATGCCTCATCGTCAAGATTATGACCTGTCATAAGAACAGAATAGCCGTAATCCATACATACCTTATTCATAACATACCGCTTGACCATGCCACATGCGGAGCAAGGCACTCTCCTTAAGGTCTTCGCCAATTCTTCAATACCTTTTCCGAACATATCCCGGAAATGGAAAATAAAAACCTTTCTTTTTAAGTCGTCAGCCATTTTCTTTATTTTTAAAAGAGATATGTCAGAATAGTTCTCAATGCCGAGATCAATATAAATGCCATCAGCAGGGAATCCGAGTTTATTCATAATATGCCAGAGGGCAAGGCTGTCTTTCCCGCCTGATACTGCAACTACCGGAGTATCTCCGTCTTTTATCAGGGAATATTTGTTGATTGTTGTTAAAACCCTTTTTT is a window encoding:
- a CDS encoding MoaD/ThiS family protein — its product is MNRPLHKSFSVNVKLFGTLRNYVPEYDHSKGIAIILEEGQTIRDLLNVLGIPENEAHVFFVRGLSKRLTDTLQESDEVSIFVQVSGG
- a CDS encoding aldehyde ferredoxin oxidoreductase, yielding MKNILRVNMSEVKTFMQGIPTEYMGLAGRGLTSTIVAREVPPTCEPLGSHNKLVIAPGAFAGTNAPNSGRLSIGVKSPLTGGIKESNVGGTAAYRLGRLGVGAIIVEGFPEKGKLYVLRVTKSGGELIAADEYRSMRNYELAEKLQEKYGKKIAVLSIGPVGEMRLPVSTIASTDTSGFPCRHAGRGGTGAVMGSKGLKAIVIDDEGGESAFVANPERFKEGMKVFVKAIQDHPETGQNLKLYGTNGIASLLNVAGAYPTRNFSAGTFEGIDKVNGEYMYELITKRGGKPSHAGCSMCIIQCSNVYVDEKGDYITSALEYETIGLFGANCGISDLDIIARADRLCDDCGMDTMEMGGTIGVAMEADVKAFGDGNGLLELLEEVGKGTPLGRILGSGAWSTGRAFGARRVPVVKKQSISMYEPRGIHGMGVTYATTPMGADHTAGWVLNFNLEVMGGTLDPHKPDGQVDISKQIQVVTAAMDCTGLCMFVNMVVGGTPEGGQGFLEMMSGLYGADLTLDDAIKLGIQVIKTERDFNKAAGLTNLDDRLPEFMKEEKLPPHNVTFTVPDEELDRMWGDL
- a CDS encoding aldehyde dehydrogenase family protein — its product is MKNYQMFIGGQWVDALSGATFDDMNPYTGDVYAHVPKGDARDADRVMAAAYAARKQWAATPPLTRSQILYKAAQLLEAGRQEFADVLTQEGGGVFGKVMFEISQTVDLLETAAADSKRILGETFHNDLGKLSMTLRKPRGTVLAISPWNFPLILSMYKVAYSIATGNTVVLKPASETPVIGLKIGELFEKAGLPPGVLNVITGPGSILGDALIDDDRCSFVAITGETVTGRHVAMRAAAKLKQYTLELGGKNPLIILADADMEYAVKSAAFSAFLHQGEICMSVDRVIVEKSIVEEFSAGLAGLAAHLPVGDPSLPTTFIGPVISDNQIQSIDAHVKDAVAKGATLLTGGTYEGRLYNPTVLINITPDMRIYHEETFGPVTSIIPVNDEKEALEVANNTMYGLSAGVITRDLEKAIFLAEGLEAGMVHVNDGSIDADACCPFGGCKASGQGREGGRYSLEELTELKWVTIQKSKRMLPF
- a CDS encoding response regulator transcription factor, which codes for MSIISIILADDHHIVRQGVKALLENDADFSVIGEASDGLKAVDLTVRLKPNVLVVDLMMPGLNGLEVTRQVSKLSPKTKILVLSMYMNEPYVIEALRNGAYGYVLKESNISDLVHAIREVMAGRHYLSPPLSERAIGTYLEQTKDTVLDPYNTLSTREREVLHLAIEGYSNADIAAKLFISSRTAETHRANMMRKLSLHTQTDLIKYALKKGMLPTEDLV
- a CDS encoding PAS domain S-box protein; this translates as MFKRKEDISRPMQQGLQDLHRKQDKAVEGKSGCKPTHEMMQVSETDYRAIFNALYDAVFVHDLEGKIVDVNDKMLEIYRCTREETIGLSIVPDFTAPDNTMGDYQPVLWQKVMAGEDQFFEWKARRPSDGSTLDVEVALTKLPLPDGDFILASIHDITERKRVQGELTVTRNYLNTVFNKIHDAVFVHDLMGKIVDVNDKMLEIYRCTREEAVGLSIVPDFAAPDNTMGDYQPVLWQKVMVGEDQFFEWKARRPSDGSTLDVEVALTKLPLPEGDFILASVHDITERKRFERELTDTKCYLDTVFNNIHDAVFVNDVNGKVLDVNDKMLEMYQFTTRAEALKYMIIPDYTTPDGRPDFPAIWKRVLEGEDGTFECRGRRPKDGYEFDVEVFLTKLPLPDGNSILASVRDISARKKVERELTATKDYLNTVFNNIHDAVFIHDVDGKVIDVNDKMLDMYKSTREEAIGRLITVDYTSPDGRPDMPAIWKKVMSGEDQFLECKGRRPKDGYVFDVEVFLNKLSLPEGDFVLAVIREITERKRVEKELLATKDYLKTVFNNIHDAVFIHDINGKVIDVNKTMLDRYRCTREEAIGRLITVDYTVPDGRPDFSVIWKKVMSGEDQFLECKGRRPKDGYVFDVEVFLNKLSLPEGDFILASTRDITERKRMEELVFKEREVFFSVMKNNPHGIALFDDNDRFAYFNPEFTRITGYTIEDLPTIRDWARMAYRDPEYRERVAKFWKADRLQEGRGKDVEFRIDCKDGQYKDIEFRITYLGDRNLIVLTDVTARKKAEEELRAEKQRFQTISESSPVGMVMIGADDTFKYVNPKFKEIFGYDLIDIPNLRDWVTLAYPDPFYRDEVVSEWIALKSIEPGEGRPYTRKVMCKDGMMKHINFIPVQLGAGEILMTCEDITKSKEAEDRIRERNLELEVLNDIITSVSSSLHLPEILETLKNVFIDKLHIKTGGIFFYNEVTHRISMEMSWGVPFAMLHDFETFAVDSYGTGMVMQKSESTVVKSHVYPIQSNDSLSNEFRRIWQSSFCIPLEAKNEIQGMIFLIDKEFGKFQASQIAFFRTLGKQIGVATQNARLFEQVKQSHAQMKALSLKLVEVQEAERRYLARELHDEIGQQLTGLKFALEMNALQSAGETKAGLMNAQSMVNKLVAIVRELSLNLRPSMLDDLGLLLTLPWHFERFTSRMNIHVVFEHMGLSDKKFPLEMETAVFRIIQEALTNVARHAKVNEATVRLWSDEAVLGVQIEDHGVGFNPEAVLKTGNTSGLNGMRERAVLLGGHFTIEAHPGAGTRLSAEFPISSLQSGES
- a CDS encoding rod shape-determining protein, whose protein sequence is MIDYFSKLFGFFSTHLAMDLGTANTLIYMKEEGVVLNEPSVVAMDNVNGKVIAVGRDAKEYIGRTPPNISAIRPLKDGVIADFDVTKAMIKYFLMVVRKDRKISKPKMVVGVPSGITQVEKKAVVDACFHVGIRDVFLIEEPMAAAIGSQLPIEKPMGNMVVDIGGGTTEVAIISLSATAYSESLRVAGDELDESIVRYLQKKHQLSIGLIAAEKIKMEAASIYPMNYRNIPVSIVGKDMLTGIPKILKISEEEIREAIEEPVAAIVDAVRRALEKLPPEFVSDLNETGMILTGGGALLKGLDQRIEAETGIRVKINDEPLLSVVMGAGQALEDMKRYKRVFIN
- a CDS encoding diguanylate cyclase, yielding MSILLDGFSNLIFNIYEAFTVALFFKEHSSLKCLSSITFANSFDKNKDILIEGTLPGWVIKHNEPLIIPNFDKDEDTLGYYNSAEGIKSFMGYPLEGKGVIVVDSKKKWVFTDKEKKILGAFASMLHKEIEREKRTLDMEESIEELYAERRIVNLFNELNLSRISLNELFTECLDLSGADLCFICIEKSGKMFIHDFFGIDSDGYIKKECTLGASIASMVMEGGRELLLPYNSRLLREKPLFFSGESLKAKQFFGFPLITDDITIGITGYVSVSDKNLSERSIGILRNVSALLSLYCSSLWMKENLERLRDFEPITDSIQFPVFLEILENMTKKGDKFSLLSLKLQNMRLFNKHMGLSYTNDLLKKVFKIIRYCVGGQAFITRKGGGHFYVLLKSDERVDLQNIMRILGYTIKKSVAEENIPDISGGIETGIAKFPEDGIVSIWELLNRAEGRNDR